A window of Vulpes lagopus strain Blue_001 chromosome 21, ASM1834538v1, whole genome shotgun sequence contains these coding sequences:
- the LOC121479791 gene encoding olfactory receptor 8S1-like, whose protein sequence is MKNLTIITEFVLIGLSGNPQIQTMLFVLFLVIYLLTLMGNLMMILVIRNDSHLKTPMYFFLGHLSFLDLCLSSVTMPKMLQNLLAQKKTISTWGCVTQSFFLIFSGSTEACLLSAMAYDRYAAICHPLLYSVVMNRPLCVGMIIAAWAVGFLNSLPNSLFTYNLHFCGPNVIPHFCCELPSLFPLSCTDPTANEVLLAGSCALLGFVTLPLILFSYSRIISAILVIRSSGGQGKAFSTCSSHLTVVLLYYGTALFRYMTPLSGSKLEQVVSIQYSVITSLLNPLIYSLKNQEVKAALHKMLKQ, encoded by the coding sequence ATGAAAAATCTTACCATCATTACCGAGTTTGTCCTCATAGGATTGTCCGGAAATCCTCAGATCCAGACCATGCTTTTTGTACTGTTCCTGGTGATTTACCTCTTGACCTTGATGGGGAATCTGATGATGATCCTGGTGATCAGAAATGATTCTCACCTTAAAacacccatgtacttcttcctagGTCACCTGTCATTTCTAGATCTCTGCCTTTCTTCAGTAACGATGCCTAAGATGCTGCAGAATTTATTAGctcaaaagaaaactatttctacATGGGGCTGTGTGACCCAGagtttctttctcatattttctgGGAGCACAGAGGCCTGCTTACTGTCAgccatggcctatgaccgctatgctGCCATCTGCCACCCTCTCCTATATAGTGTGGTTATGAATAGGCCTCTCTGTGTTGGGATGATAATTGCAGCATGGGCAGTGGGGTTCCTAAACTCCTTGCCAAATAGTCTTTTCACCTATAACTTACATTTCTGTGGCCCCAATGTCATCCCTCACTTTTGCTGtgagcttccttctctcttccctctgtcctgCACTGACCCTACTGCCAATGAGGTCCTCCTTGCTGGGTCATGTGCATTGTTGGGATTTGTGACACTTCCCCTCATCCTCTTCTCTTATTCTAGAATCATCTCTGCCATCCTAGTCATCCGTTCTTCTGGGGGTCAAGGCAAAGCCTTCTCTACCTGTTCTTCCCACCTCACTGTGGTGCTTTTGTACTATGGCACAGCTTTATTCAGGTACATGACTCCCCTCTCAGGCTCTAAGTTGGAACAAGTGGTTTCCATTCAGTACAGTGTGATCACATCTTTGCTGAACCCCCTCATCTATAGCCTCAAGAACCAGGAGGTGAAGGCAGCTCTGCATAAAATGTTGAAGCAATAA
- the LOC121479790 gene encoding LOW QUALITY PROTEIN: glycogenin-1-like (The sequence of the model RefSeq protein was modified relative to this genomic sequence to represent the inferred CDS: inserted 1 base in 1 codon; substituted 1 base at 1 genomic stop codon), which translates to MWKGDFENASRGCTRLSKHFKILQGYRNTGAAWAPAALPPRSRPRTAAAAAPQTDQAFVTLTTNDAYAKGALVLGSSLKQHRTTRKLAMLATPQVSDSMRKVLETVFDEVITVDVLDSGDSAHLTLMKRPELGITLTKLHCWSLTQYSKCVFMDADTLVLANTDDLFEREELSAAPDPGXPDCLNSGVXYQPSAERYSQLLHLASEQGSFDGGNQGLLNTFFSSWATTDIRKHLPFIYNLSSISIYSYLPAFKAFGANAKVVHFLGRIKPWNYTYDPKTKCVKSESHDPTMTHPEFLNLWWDIFTTNILPLLQQFGLVKDTHSYLNVEGVSGAISHLSVGETPAAAQPFVSSEERKERWEQGQADYMGADSFDNIKRKLDTYLQ; encoded by the exons ATGTGGAAAGGGGACTTCGAAAATGCTAGTAGAGGTTGCACGAGGCTTTCCAAACATTTCAAGATCCTTCAAGG ATATAGAAACACAGGGGCGGCCTGGGCTCCGGCCGCGCTCCCCCCGCGCTCCCGGCCCCGGACTGCGGCTGCGGCGGCCCCGCAGACAGATCAGGCCTTTGTGACACTGACCACAAACGATGCCTACGCCAAAGGAGCCTTGGTCCTGGGCTCGTCTCTGAAACAGCACAGGACCACCAGGAAGCTGGCCATGCTTGCCACCCCGCAGGTCTCAGACTCCATGAGAAAAGTTTTAGAAACAGTCTTTGATGAAGTCATCACAGTAGACGTCTTGGACAGTGGCGATTCTGCTCATCTAACCTTAATGAAGAGGCCTGAGTTGGGCATCACGTTGACTAAACTGCATTGCTGGTCACTTACGCAGTATTCAAAATGTGTGTTCATGGATGCAGATACTCTGGTCCTAGCAAATACCGATGatctttttgagagagaagaatTGTCGGCGGCACCAGACCCAGGGTGACCTGACTGCCTCAATTCTGGAG TTTATCAGCCTTCAGCTGAAAGGTACAGTCAGCTATTGCACCTTGCTTCTGAGCAAGGCAGTTTTGATGGTGGGAACCAGGGTTTACTGAACACATTTTTTAGCAGCTGGGCAACAACAGATATCAGAAAACACCTGCCATTTATTTATAACCTAAGCAGCATTTCTATATACTCCTACCTCCCAGCATTTAAAGCATTTGGTGCAAATGCCAAAGTTGTGCATTTCCTGGGACGAATCAAGCCATGGAATTATACATATGATCCTAAAACAAAATGTGTCAAAAGTGAGTCTCATGATCCCACCATGACTCAtccagagtttctcaacctgTGGTGGGACATCTTCACCACCAACATTTTACCTCTGCTTCAACAATTTGGCCTTGTCAAAGACACCCACTCATACTTAAATGTGGAAGGCGTCTCGGGAGCCATATCGCATCTGTCCGTTGGGGAGACCCCGGCTGCGGCACAACCTTTTGTGTCCTCAGAAGAACGGAAGGAGCGGTGGGAACAGGGCCAGGCTGATTACATGGGAGCAGATTCCTTTGACAATATCAAGAGGAAACTTGACACTTACCTCCAGTAG
- the LOC121479789 gene encoding olfactory receptor 8S1-like, with protein sequence MNNFTFFTEFILLGLSADSHVQTLLFVLFLGIYLFTLMGNLVMILVIRGDSHLHIPMYFFLGHLSFLDICFSSVTMPKMLQNFLSEKKSISVWGCITQSFFFLLSGCAEASLLSAMAYDRYAAVCYPLLYTMVMNRSLCIVMVSAAWVMGFLNSLVNNLFIHKLHFCGSNVISHFCCELPSLFPLSCTDPTANKFLLSGSSAFLGLLTLPLILFSYSRIISAILNIRSSEGQAKAFSTCSSHLTVVLLFYGTALFRYISPASGSVLERVVSIQYSVITSLVNPLIYSLKNQEVKAALQRLLRQ encoded by the coding sequence ATGAACAACTTCACTTTCTTCACTGAGTTCATCCTCCTTGGGCTGTCTGCTGACAGCCACGTCCAGACTCTGCTCTTTGTGCTGTTTCTGGGAATTTACCTCTTTACTCTGATGGGGAATCTGGTGATGATCCTCGTGATCAGGGGGGATTCTCACCTCCATATccccatgtattttttccttgGACACCTGTCCTTCCTAGATATCTGCTTCTCCTCAGTTACTATGCCCAAAATGCTGCAGAACTTCCTGTCTGAGAAGAAAAGCATCTCGGTCTGGGGCTGCATCAcccagagtttcttttttcttctctctgggtGTGCTGAAGCCAGTCTTCTCTCTgccatggcctatgaccgctatgctGCTGTCTGCTACCCTCTGCTCTATACCATGGTCATGAACAGATCCCTTTGCATAGTAATGGTTAGTGCAGCATGGGTGATGGGGTTTCTGAACTCActggtgaataatcttttcaTCCACAAGTTACATTTTTGTGGGTCCAATGTCATCTCCCACTTCTGCTGCGAGCTACCCTCACTCTTCCCTCTGTCATGTACTGATCCCACTGCCAACAAATTCCTTCTGTCAGGGTCCAGTGCATTTCTGGGACTGCTGACACTTCCCCTGATCCTCTTCTCTTACTCCAGAATCATTTCTGCCATTCTGAACATCCGCTCCTCTGAGGGCCAAGCCaaagccttctccacctgctcctcccacctcacCGTGGTACTCTTGTTCTATGGGACAGCTCTATTCAGGTACatcagccctgcctcaggctcggTGTTGGAGCGAGTGGTCTCCATTCAGTACAGTGTGATCACATCTTTGGTGAACCCCCTCATCTACAGTCTCAAGAACCAAGAGGTGAAGGCAGCTCTGCAGAGGCTGCTGAGGCAATGA